One genomic segment of Actinomycetota bacterium includes these proteins:
- a CDS encoding PAS domain S-box protein, protein MSRIERDRVRWPEGEDLAAQLAKAEESLAHLSRLQESILECAGEGIYGTDTDGRITFINPAGAALLGWQPEELVGRPAHETVHHSRPDGSVYRADECSIHESFVLNRVHHSEEEFFWRKDGTSFPISLTCTPIVDDGEVVGGVLVFRDITERKEAQDRIAKSERELREAQQVARVGSWTWSLSTGELTWSDELFRIFGMDPRHDVPTYEVWLERIHPADRASVDAAVGRALAARKDLQFDNRIVLRSGEERTLQCHARFVTDESGGTCVVGTAFDITERVDRERRIAESEDRYRGIFENAVEGIYQSSFDGRLLAINPAGAHILGYDSPEAAQRAIRDLRSIYVDPRRREELISILRERGAVTGYEAQVRRADGQLIWVQLNVRVVNDADRANAFMEGMVLDITARKLAELAVGDQERVQEALERLELQVAHMQKVETLGQLVGGIVHDFNNLLGVIQNYAGFVRAELPEDAPIVHDIDQVLEASERAAALTRQLVTFARRDAAEPRVIDLNEVVLDMEKLLRRTIPQQVRVTTELSARLSPIKVDIGQLEQVIMNLVLNARDAMPDGGDLTLTTCNVVVDERLSGLLGLAEGRFVRLSVRDTGCGIPPATGDRIFEPFFTSKEKGSGTGFGLATVAAHVKRAGGHITFDSHQDRGTTFDVYFPAADVQVDLTGVEVIVPNEGRSHLT, encoded by the coding sequence ATGAGCCGCATCGAGCGCGACCGCGTGCGCTGGCCTGAGGGCGAGGATCTTGCCGCGCAGCTGGCGAAGGCCGAGGAGAGTCTCGCTCACCTCTCAAGACTTCAGGAGTCCATCCTGGAATGCGCCGGCGAGGGCATCTACGGGACGGATACCGACGGCAGGATCACCTTCATAAACCCAGCCGGGGCGGCGCTCCTGGGGTGGCAACCGGAGGAGTTGGTGGGACGTCCCGCCCACGAGACGGTGCACCACTCGCGCCCGGATGGATCTGTGTACCGGGCCGACGAATGCAGCATCCACGAATCCTTCGTGTTGAACCGCGTCCATCACTCGGAGGAGGAGTTCTTCTGGAGGAAGGACGGGACCAGTTTCCCGATCTCGTTGACCTGCACGCCCATTGTCGACGACGGCGAAGTGGTGGGCGGCGTTCTCGTGTTCAGAGACATCACCGAGCGAAAGGAAGCTCAGGATCGGATCGCGAAGAGCGAGAGGGAGCTCAGGGAGGCTCAGCAGGTGGCCCGTGTCGGCAGCTGGACCTGGTCGCTTTCGACCGGAGAGCTGACTTGGTCCGACGAGCTCTTCCGGATCTTCGGCATGGATCCTCGCCACGATGTTCCCACCTACGAGGTGTGGCTGGAACGGATACATCCAGCCGATCGGGCTTCCGTGGATGCCGCCGTCGGTCGGGCGTTGGCGGCCCGAAAGGACCTGCAGTTCGACAATCGGATCGTTCTGCGGTCGGGAGAAGAGCGGACCCTCCAGTGTCACGCGAGATTCGTGACCGACGAGAGTGGCGGCACGTGTGTTGTTGGCACCGCGTTTGATATCACCGAAAGAGTCGATCGTGAGCGGCGTATCGCGGAGAGCGAGGACCGCTACCGCGGCATCTTCGAGAACGCGGTAGAGGGGATCTACCAGTCTTCCTTTGATGGGCGGCTGCTGGCGATCAACCCGGCGGGTGCGCACATCCTCGGGTACGACTCTCCCGAGGCCGCTCAGCGCGCGATCAGAGACCTTCGGAGCATCTACGTCGACCCGCGGCGGCGAGAGGAGCTCATCTCCATCCTTCGGGAGCGCGGAGCCGTCACCGGATACGAGGCACAGGTGCGTCGCGCTGACGGGCAGCTCATCTGGGTGCAGTTGAACGTTCGTGTCGTAAACGACGCCGATCGCGCAAACGCGTTCATGGAAGGGATGGTCCTGGACATCACGGCTCGCAAGCTGGCCGAGCTGGCGGTCGGGGACCAGGAGCGGGTGCAGGAGGCCCTGGAGCGGTTGGAGCTGCAGGTCGCGCACATGCAGAAGGTGGAGACGCTGGGGCAGCTGGTAGGCGGGATCGTTCACGACTTCAACAACCTTCTCGGGGTCATCCAGAACTACGCCGGGTTCGTCCGCGCGGAGCTACCGGAGGACGCACCGATCGTGCACGACATCGATCAAGTCCTCGAGGCGTCGGAACGGGCGGCAGCGCTCACGCGACAGTTGGTCACGTTCGCCCGCCGGGACGCGGCCGAGCCACGCGTGATCGATCTGAACGAGGTCGTGTTGGACATGGAGAAGTTGCTGCGGCGGACGATCCCGCAGCAGGTACGCGTCACGACCGAGCTTTCGGCGCGGTTGTCGCCTATCAAGGTCGACATCGGTCAGCTCGAGCAGGTGATCATGAACCTGGTCCTCAACGCGCGCGACGCGATGCCGGACGGCGGTGATCTCACGCTGACAACCTGCAACGTGGTTGTGGACGAGCGCCTGAGCGGCTTGCTCGGCCTCGCGGAAGGACGGTTCGTCCGTTTGAGCGTGCGAGACACGGGATGCGGGATACCTCCTGCGACCGGCGATCGCATCTTCGAGCCGTTCTTCACCTCCAAGGAGAAGGGAAGCGGGACCGGCTTCGGGCTGGCGACGGTGGCGGCGCACGTGAAGAGGGCGGGTGGGCACATCACCTTTGACTCTCATCAGGACCGCGGCACTACATTCGATGTCTACTTCCCCGCCGCCGACGTGCAGGTTGACCTCACCGGCGTGGAAGTGATCGTTCCCAACGAGGGCAGGAGTCACTTGACCTAA
- the sufD gene encoding Fe-S cluster assembly protein SufD: protein MPQNLTREAVAALADATGEPGWLAERRIQAFDIFEKLDDPDPKGEEWRYVDVRGFDFSRFQAPETSLTAPALPDQLRAKGVVFTDFATAAREHPDLLREHFFTEVPVDEHRFTALHGAFHSDGVLIYVPRQVEVEIPLEAIRRVAAGGSVFPHTTIVVEEQGALTFVDRFSSAEFADPALCASVVEVEARRGAVVNYISLQEWGRSVHHFQTQRFTGHRDVTVRSLAVNLGSTFARTQVESVLKGEGSFSEMLGLYFADTDQHFAQRTLQSHNAAHATSDLLYKGALKERSRSEYSGLIKVLQGAQGTDAYQANRNLILSEEALARSIPQLEIEANEVRCTHGATVSPVEEEHLFYLMSRGIDRITAQKLVVFGFFRDVLDRIRVEQVRDELSAAISAKVEGAQHLEVAV, encoded by the coding sequence ATGCCTCAGAACCTCACACGAGAAGCCGTAGCGGCCCTCGCCGACGCCACCGGCGAGCCCGGCTGGCTCGCGGAGCGGCGGATCCAAGCCTTCGACATCTTCGAGAAGCTGGATGACCCGGATCCGAAGGGCGAGGAGTGGCGGTACGTCGACGTCCGCGGCTTCGACTTCTCCCGTTTCCAGGCTCCCGAGACCTCGCTGACCGCTCCCGCGCTGCCGGATCAGCTGCGGGCCAAGGGGGTGGTCTTCACCGACTTCGCCACCGCGGCCCGCGAGCATCCGGACCTGTTGAGGGAGCACTTCTTCACCGAGGTCCCGGTAGACGAGCACCGATTCACGGCTCTGCATGGCGCGTTCCACTCGGATGGCGTCCTGATCTACGTGCCGCGTCAGGTCGAGGTGGAGATCCCTCTCGAGGCGATCCGGCGTGTGGCCGCCGGCGGTTCCGTATTCCCGCACACGACGATCGTGGTCGAGGAGCAGGGGGCTCTGACGTTCGTGGACCGTTTCTCGTCCGCCGAGTTCGCGGATCCTGCGTTGTGTGCCAGTGTGGTCGAGGTCGAGGCGCGCCGAGGCGCGGTCGTCAACTACATCTCGCTGCAGGAGTGGGGGCGCTCCGTACACCACTTCCAGACGCAGCGCTTCACCGGCCACCGTGATGTAACCGTGCGCAGCCTCGCGGTGAACCTGGGCTCCACCTTCGCGCGCACGCAGGTGGAGTCGGTCCTGAAGGGTGAGGGCTCTTTCTCAGAGATGCTCGGGCTTTACTTCGCCGACACCGATCAGCACTTCGCGCAACGGACGCTGCAATCGCACAACGCGGCTCACGCCACGTCCGACCTGCTCTACAAAGGCGCGCTCAAGGAGCGGTCGCGCTCCGAGTACTCGGGGCTCATCAAGGTGCTGCAAGGGGCGCAGGGCACGGACGCGTACCAGGCGAACCGGAACCTGATCCTCTCTGAGGAGGCGCTGGCTCGGTCGATCCCTCAGCTCGAGATCGAGGCCAACGAGGTCCGCTGCACGCACGGCGCGACGGTGTCGCCGGTGGAGGAGGAGCACCTCTTCTATCTGATGAGCCGGGGCATCGACCGCATCACGGCGCAGAAGTTGGTAGTCTTCGGCTTCTTCCGCGACGTCCTCGACCGGATCCGGGTCGAGCAGGTGCGTGACGAGCTGTCGGCCGCGATCTCGGCGAAGGTCGAGGGCGCGCAGCACCTCGAGGTGGCCGTCTGA
- the solA gene encoding N-methyl-L-tryptophan oxidase has translation MTFVREADVVIVGAGVMGAATAWALAPSGRDVVVLEQFTPAHRRGSSHGRTRIFRLSYPDARWVRMAQRALKLWRELEAEVGERLLAQSGGLDIGDGVAANAAALEECGADYELEEGRAFGRRFPGIALAPGEAVLFQPDAGVVAAELSVAAFLGSAQRRGAEVAYSQRVVALHAHAEGVEVRTDHSLYRARVAVVTAGGWARNLLRTAGIELPVRVTRETVAYFALDGVPPPPVVEWDAPATYCLPSPDQGVKAAQHIAGPEVDPDSEPVPNPRSVEVVCEWVRRRLPHVDPTPHHIETCLYTNTVDERFIIERHGPIVVASPCSGHGFKFAPYTGHRIGNLAQGLET, from the coding sequence ATGACTTTCGTCCGCGAAGCAGACGTTGTGATCGTCGGCGCGGGCGTGATGGGGGCCGCGACGGCGTGGGCGCTCGCTCCTTCGGGCCGCGACGTGGTGGTTCTGGAGCAGTTCACACCCGCGCATAGACGCGGCTCGAGTCACGGGCGGACGCGGATCTTCCGGCTGTCCTACCCGGACGCTCGCTGGGTGCGGATGGCGCAACGAGCTCTGAAGCTGTGGCGCGAGCTGGAGGCCGAGGTGGGAGAAAGGCTCCTGGCGCAGTCGGGCGGCCTCGACATCGGTGATGGTGTCGCGGCTAACGCAGCCGCATTGGAAGAGTGCGGTGCGGACTACGAGCTAGAGGAGGGTCGCGCGTTCGGCCGCCGCTTTCCCGGGATAGCTCTGGCGCCCGGGGAGGCCGTGCTCTTCCAGCCGGATGCGGGCGTGGTGGCGGCGGAGTTGTCGGTGGCGGCATTCCTCGGGAGCGCGCAGCGTCGCGGGGCCGAGGTGGCTTACTCGCAGCGCGTTGTCGCGCTTCACGCACACGCTGAAGGTGTCGAGGTTCGAACCGATCACAGTCTGTACCGCGCCCGGGTAGCGGTCGTCACTGCCGGCGGCTGGGCGCGGAACCTGTTGCGCACCGCGGGTATCGAGCTGCCGGTGCGAGTCACGCGCGAGACGGTGGCGTACTTCGCCCTCGATGGCGTCCCGCCGCCACCGGTCGTGGAATGGGACGCTCCCGCGACCTACTGCCTCCCCAGTCCGGACCAGGGCGTCAAGGCCGCTCAACACATCGCCGGCCCCGAGGTGGACCCCGACAGCGAGCCGGTGCCGAACCCGAGGTCGGTAGAGGTGGTGTGCGAGTGGGTGAGGCGAAGGCTTCCCCATGTCGATCCGACGCCGCACCACATCGAGACCTGTCTCTACACCAACACCGTGGACGAACGCTTCATCATCGAGCGCCACGGGCCGATCGTGGTCGCGTCCCCGTGCAGCGGCCATGGGTTCAAGTTCGCCCCCTACACGGGGCACCGGATCGGCAACCTCGCGCAGGGGCTGGAGACCTAG
- a CDS encoding PaaI family thioesterase: protein MSDVAALATENTLLETLGIRALEASPDRVVMELDVTARVHQPMGLLHGGATAALAETAASIGAYISSDPQREYAVGTDLNISHLRARRGGTIRATATPIRKGRTIHVWNVDIADERGVPVAVARCTLAIRPHSEPQES, encoded by the coding sequence ATGAGCGATGTAGCCGCGCTGGCGACGGAGAACACCCTGCTGGAGACCCTGGGTATCCGCGCCCTAGAGGCATCTCCGGATCGCGTCGTGATGGAGCTCGATGTCACGGCGCGCGTCCATCAGCCCATGGGTCTCCTGCACGGTGGGGCCACCGCTGCGTTGGCGGAGACGGCAGCATCGATCGGCGCCTACATCAGCAGTGACCCCCAACGGGAGTACGCGGTGGGGACGGATCTGAACATCAGTCACCTGCGGGCCCGGCGGGGTGGCACGATCCGCGCCACTGCGACCCCGATCCGCAAGGGCCGAACCATCCACGTCTGGAACGTCGACATCGCAGACGAACGAGGGGTTCCGGTCGCGGTCGCTCGGTGCACCCTCGCGATCCGGCCGCATAGTGAGCCGCAGGAGAGCTAG
- a CDS encoding GGDEF domain-containing protein, with protein MYAPVTPLAEAAAGRRILTSFVTEQVRVLLEERSTRLGVVGALLVLASLFSLIPTPMGVDPGWMFIVPVAIASIAAGLRQGVVTAVVASGLVALYAGASTGGFDPSVIAGVVLARFALYGLTAAFLGAFAEAHYSVQSGLRQLASTDPLTKVSNVTRFYEEIGRLETHFSHFAILLIDLDDLKALNDKYGHQSGSLAIQTVANCLRRVVRGTDCVARFGGDEFVVVLKDADRAGAQIMTNRLREVLQEQGLPAAPEHRLSVSIGVAIAGEDGSTTEELLAAADEAMYMDKRTRKAGARDRAGVGVA; from the coding sequence ATGTATGCGCCCGTGACCCCGCTTGCGGAAGCTGCTGCAGGTCGTCGCATCCTGACCTCGTTCGTCACCGAGCAGGTACGGGTGCTCCTCGAGGAGCGCTCCACCAGGCTAGGCGTGGTCGGTGCTCTTCTGGTCCTGGCCTCGCTGTTCAGCCTGATCCCGACGCCGATGGGGGTAGATCCCGGTTGGATGTTCATCGTCCCGGTCGCGATTGCGTCGATCGCCGCGGGGCTGCGCCAGGGCGTCGTTACTGCCGTTGTGGCGTCGGGGCTCGTGGCTCTCTACGCGGGTGCTTCGACAGGCGGGTTCGACCCGAGCGTCATCGCGGGTGTGGTGCTCGCACGCTTCGCTCTGTACGGGCTCACCGCCGCCTTTCTCGGCGCGTTCGCGGAGGCTCATTATTCGGTCCAGTCCGGGCTTCGCCAACTCGCGTCCACGGACCCACTGACGAAGGTTTCGAACGTCACTCGCTTCTACGAAGAGATCGGGAGGCTGGAGACGCACTTCAGCCACTTTGCGATCCTCCTGATCGATCTCGACGATCTGAAGGCGTTGAACGACAAGTACGGCCATCAGTCGGGATCGCTCGCGATCCAAACGGTGGCAAACTGTCTTCGAAGGGTTGTCCGCGGGACCGACTGCGTCGCCCGCTTCGGTGGCGACGAATTCGTCGTGGTCTTGAAGGACGCCGACCGCGCCGGCGCTCAGATCATGACCAACCGACTCCGTGAGGTGCTTCAAGAGCAGGGTCTCCCTGCCGCCCCGGAGCACCGCTTGAGCGTAAGCATCGGCGTCGCGATCGCGGGGGAGGACGGCTCGACAACCGAAGAGCTGCTGGCGGCCGCGGACGAGGCGATGTACATGGACAAGAGGACGCGCAAGGCCGGGGCTCGCGATCGTGCCGGCGTCGGCGTCGCATGA
- a CDS encoding universal stress protein, giving the protein MYKRVLVGTDLSPTAHVATDRAAALASRLGSDLVLVHAGAGADSLDALADRYGAKAVAAPGPPAEVLMAQAEAQDADLIVVGSVGMSGARRFLLGSVPNKVSHHAPTDVLIVKTEPPRHIADYRKVLVGTDGSPTAMRAVDMAADLATRIGAVATVVCVFEPPTEQELQQLRADPADPVAQWNVGRDVQSVPEEFRWRVAGAAQAEDILERSLEHASAAGSPAEARAVEGNPAEELIRLAQQEAFDMIAVGSVGMSGAKRFMLGNVPHRISHHAPTDVLILRTA; this is encoded by the coding sequence ATGTACAAGCGCGTGCTGGTGGGAACCGACCTGTCGCCGACGGCGCACGTTGCTACCGACCGGGCCGCGGCACTCGCGTCTCGCCTCGGATCAGACCTCGTGCTGGTTCACGCAGGCGCGGGCGCCGATAGCTTGGACGCCCTCGCGGATCGCTACGGCGCCAAGGCCGTCGCCGCTCCAGGCCCTCCCGCCGAGGTCCTGATGGCGCAGGCGGAGGCTCAGGACGCCGACCTCATCGTCGTGGGAAGCGTGGGGATGTCGGGGGCTCGCCGCTTCTTGTTGGGGAGCGTTCCGAACAAGGTGTCTCACCACGCGCCGACCGACGTTCTGATCGTGAAGACCGAGCCACCTCGACACATCGCGGACTACCGGAAGGTCCTCGTCGGCACCGACGGGTCACCTACGGCTATGCGAGCTGTCGACATGGCGGCGGATCTCGCGACACGTATAGGTGCTGTGGCAACCGTTGTGTGCGTGTTCGAGCCTCCGACCGAGCAGGAGCTTCAACAACTCAGAGCCGACCCGGCCGACCCGGTGGCGCAGTGGAACGTCGGGAGAGACGTGCAGTCCGTGCCCGAGGAGTTCCGGTGGCGGGTGGCCGGAGCGGCTCAGGCCGAAGACATCCTGGAGCGGTCGCTGGAGCACGCGAGCGCGGCGGGGTCCCCCGCCGAGGCGCGAGCCGTGGAAGGTAACCCTGCCGAAGAGCTGATACGGCTCGCGCAGCAGGAGGCGTTCGACATGATCGCCGTGGGGAGCGTCGGCATGAGCGGGGCCAAGCGCTTCATGCTGGGGAACGTGCCTCACCGGATCTCTCATCACGCACCGACGGACGTGCTGATCCTGCGTACCGCGTGA
- a CDS encoding EamA family transporter, whose product MGERGGETSHSATPLPVAAIALAALLWAIAAVVARDLFDAGVPPIHLVEARAVLSALGLALLPVTWRSRRRRRPDAGRIVIALGLSIALVNAAYYTAIARLAVAVAIVLQYLGPGLVVAWNALARRRRPSARVATAVVVAFVGVVLVSEVTGGDFGAVDLIGLGAGLASAVFFAAYTLQSEEAAAVFGPIGAVFRAFVAASVFWFLYQLPQGLPSTLFDPANLPSVAFVGIAGTLMPFLLYVWAIGRIRSERAVIAATLEPLFAGIVAWVWLGQMLSLVQIAGGALILGAVVWLQLEAAPNEPARVA is encoded by the coding sequence GTGGGTGAACGCGGTGGAGAGACATCTCATTCCGCGACCCCGCTCCCCGTGGCGGCGATCGCGCTCGCAGCGCTGTTGTGGGCGATCGCGGCGGTGGTTGCCCGGGACCTCTTCGACGCCGGAGTCCCGCCGATCCACCTCGTCGAGGCCCGAGCCGTTCTAAGCGCGCTGGGGCTCGCCTTGCTGCCCGTCACCTGGCGTTCGCGACGGCGCCGAAGACCGGACGCCGGCAGGATCGTCATCGCTCTTGGCCTCTCGATCGCCCTCGTCAACGCCGCCTATTACACGGCGATCGCGAGGCTGGCGGTCGCGGTCGCGATCGTCCTGCAGTACCTCGGTCCCGGCCTGGTAGTGGCCTGGAACGCGCTGGCTCGACGGCGACGCCCCTCGGCCCGCGTCGCGACCGCGGTCGTGGTCGCCTTCGTCGGCGTCGTCCTCGTCTCAGAGGTCACCGGCGGTGACTTCGGTGCGGTGGACCTGATCGGGCTCGGCGCCGGTCTTGCGAGCGCGGTCTTCTTCGCCGCCTACACACTCCAGAGCGAGGAAGCGGCGGCGGTGTTCGGACCGATCGGCGCGGTGTTCCGCGCGTTCGTGGCCGCTTCGGTCTTCTGGTTCCTGTATCAGCTCCCGCAGGGCTTACCGAGCACGCTGTTCGACCCTGCAAATCTCCCCAGTGTCGCTTTCGTCGGGATCGCCGGAACGCTTATGCCGTTCCTCCTCTACGTGTGGGCGATCGGCCGCATCCGTTCCGAGCGGGCAGTGATCGCGGCCACGCTCGAGCCGCTGTTCGCCGGCATCGTGGCGTGGGTGTGGCTGGGACAGATGTTGTCGCTCGTGCAGATCGCGGGGGGAGCGCTGATCCTGGGAGCTGTCGTGTGGCTGCAGCTGGAAGCCGCCCCCAACGAACCAGCGCGCGTCGCCTAG
- the sufB gene encoding Fe-S cluster assembly protein SufB: protein MKGDYKYGWHDATSYDEAPSKGVSHEVLDMMSDRKGEPDWMRKFRHKSLDVFYRKPMPTWGADLSGIDFDDIYYYIKPMNQVTSWDDMPEDIKATWDKLGIPEAEKNYLGGVTAQYESEVVYHKTQEELERQGIIFTDMDSALREHPDLVKQYFGTIIPPADNKFAALNSAVWSGGSFIYVPPGVEVEIPLQAYFRINQENMGQFERTLIIVDENAKVHYVEGCSAPIYSSDSLHSAVVEIIVKDHGRCRYTTIQNWSNNVYNLVTKRAAAHKGAIMEWVDGNLGSKVTMKYPAVWLLGEHAKGEVLSIAYAGEGQHQDAGGKIIHAAPNTQSSITSKSISKDGGRGGYRGLIRIEDGAAHAKSHVICDALILDDYSRSDTYPYIEIEEESAAVSHEASVSKVSDEQLFYLMSRGLDETQAMQMIVRGFIEPITKELPMEYAVELQRLVELQMEGSVG from the coding sequence CTGAAGGGCGACTACAAGTACGGCTGGCACGACGCGACCAGCTACGACGAGGCTCCCAGCAAGGGCGTGTCGCACGAGGTCCTCGACATGATGAGCGATCGCAAGGGCGAGCCCGACTGGATGCGGAAGTTCCGCCACAAGAGCCTGGACGTCTTCTACCGGAAGCCGATGCCCACCTGGGGCGCGGACCTCTCGGGCATCGACTTCGACGACATCTACTACTACATCAAGCCGATGAACCAGGTGACCTCCTGGGACGACATGCCGGAGGACATCAAGGCGACCTGGGACAAGCTCGGGATCCCGGAGGCCGAGAAGAACTACCTCGGCGGCGTGACCGCGCAATACGAGTCGGAGGTCGTGTACCACAAGACCCAGGAGGAGCTCGAGCGGCAGGGGATCATCTTCACGGACATGGACTCGGCGCTGCGCGAGCATCCGGATCTGGTCAAGCAGTACTTCGGCACCATCATCCCGCCCGCCGACAACAAGTTCGCCGCCCTCAACTCCGCCGTGTGGTCTGGGGGCTCGTTCATCTACGTCCCGCCGGGCGTCGAGGTTGAGATCCCTCTCCAGGCGTACTTCCGCATCAATCAGGAGAACATGGGTCAGTTCGAGCGGACGCTGATCATCGTCGACGAGAACGCGAAGGTTCACTACGTCGAGGGTTGCTCGGCTCCGATCTACTCCAGCGACTCGCTTCATTCCGCCGTCGTCGAGATCATCGTGAAGGACCACGGCCGGTGCCGCTACACGACGATCCAGAACTGGTCGAACAACGTCTACAACCTGGTCACCAAGCGCGCCGCCGCCCACAAGGGCGCCATCATGGAGTGGGTCGACGGAAACCTCGGGTCGAAGGTGACGATGAAGTACCCGGCCGTGTGGTTGCTCGGCGAGCATGCGAAGGGCGAGGTGCTGTCGATCGCCTACGCGGGTGAGGGCCAGCACCAGGACGCCGGGGGCAAGATCATCCACGCTGCTCCCAACACGCAAAGCTCGATCACGTCGAAGTCGATCAGCAAGGACGGGGGCCGTGGTGGCTACCGGGGGCTCATCCGGATCGAGGACGGCGCCGCGCACGCGAAGAGCCACGTCATCTGTGATGCCTTGATCCTCGACGACTACTCGCGCTCCGACACCTACCCCTACATCGAGATCGAAGAGGAGTCCGCCGCGGTCAGTCACGAGGCGAGCGTCTCCAAGGTTTCGGACGAGCAGCTCTTCTATCTCATGAGCCGGGGCCTGGACGAGACGCAGGCGATGCAGATGATCGTGCGGGGGTTCATCGAGCCGATCACGAAGGAGCTGCCGATGGAGTATGCGGTTGAGCTCCAGCGTCTGGTGGAGCTGCAGATGGAAGGCTCCGTCGGCTAG
- a CDS encoding PIG-L family deacetylase, translating into MSWRALVVTAHPDDMEFGSAGTLAKWADAGAEITLCITTDGSTGTQDPGLMGGRLHQVRVEESQRAADILGIKEVVWLGYRDGYVEYTLDLRKDIARVFRRYRPHRFMVMDPTPTIDGFINHPDHRAIGQASLDVSMTAGTTPGHFPELLDEGLEPWRALRELWIAGPGLKPRLVDITATIDRKIAALMCHHSQVGDDAERIAAFVRKFSAAAGATGGFEYAESFEVLDEGPGFHSGEQDDVDLGDLAKAPTDPRSAKT; encoded by the coding sequence GTGAGCTGGCGTGCTCTAGTCGTCACGGCTCATCCCGATGACATGGAGTTCGGCTCGGCCGGGACGCTGGCGAAGTGGGCCGATGCCGGAGCCGAGATAACGCTGTGCATCACTACAGACGGTTCTACGGGAACGCAGGATCCCGGGCTGATGGGCGGACGATTGCACCAGGTCCGGGTCGAGGAATCGCAGCGTGCCGCCGACATCCTCGGGATCAAGGAGGTCGTGTGGTTGGGTTACCGCGACGGCTACGTCGAGTACACGCTGGATCTTCGCAAGGACATCGCCCGCGTCTTCAGGAGGTACCGGCCGCACCGGTTCATGGTCATGGATCCGACACCCACGATCGATGGCTTCATCAATCACCCCGATCATCGGGCCATCGGTCAGGCCTCGTTGGATGTGTCGATGACAGCAGGCACGACCCCCGGTCACTTCCCCGAGCTCCTCGACGAGGGGCTCGAGCCATGGCGGGCTCTCCGCGAGCTGTGGATCGCCGGCCCCGGCCTCAAGCCGCGGCTGGTCGATATCACCGCCACGATCGACCGCAAGATCGCAGCGCTCATGTGTCACCACAGCCAGGTCGGAGACGACGCAGAGCGGATCGCGGCGTTCGTGCGGAAGTTCTCCGCCGCGGCCGGCGCCACGGGAGGATTCGAATACGCGGAGTCCTTCGAGGTGCTCGACGAGGGGCCGGGCTTCCACAGCGGCGAGCAGGACGACGTAGACCTCGGGGACCTAGCCAAGGCGCCGACGGACCCGCGTTCCGCAAAGACCTAG
- a CDS encoding glycerophosphodiester phosphodiesterase: MRLGKVFLLPLVALLLGSPAGAAVSPGVDADNEWLDRKVLNIAHQGGEIEAPSNTLFAFKTAKEKGADVLELDVHASADGELVVIHDATVDRTTDGSGQVDEMTVRELKRLDAAYWFVPGCGTCPDEPADSYAYRGLATGERPMPDELVGFEPNDFRIPTLREVLKEFPRDLINIEIKASAPQTRPYEDKLAALLREFDRSDDTIVVSFLDHAVEAFALHAPEVDTATGTGEAGAFWASSRGPLPGSPSHHQALQVPIEFGGVPVVSEDFVADAHANGLAVHVWTINTRREMEWLIDIGVDGIMTDRPTLLEEVIGEARAKYKPSRGKPAKP; the protein is encoded by the coding sequence TTGCGTCTCGGCAAAGTGTTCCTGCTACCTCTGGTCGCCCTGTTGCTCGGCTCTCCGGCCGGCGCGGCAGTCTCTCCCGGCGTCGATGCAGACAACGAATGGCTCGACCGCAAGGTGCTGAACATCGCGCACCAGGGCGGCGAGATAGAGGCTCCCTCCAACACCTTGTTCGCCTTCAAGACCGCCAAGGAAAAGGGAGCCGACGTCCTCGAGCTGGACGTTCACGCGAGCGCCGACGGTGAGCTCGTCGTGATTCACGATGCCACGGTCGACCGGACGACGGACGGCTCCGGGCAGGTGGACGAGATGACCGTTCGCGAGCTCAAGCGCCTGGATGCCGCCTACTGGTTCGTGCCCGGCTGCGGCACCTGTCCCGACGAGCCTGCGGACTCCTACGCCTACCGCGGGCTCGCCACAGGGGAGCGGCCCATGCCGGACGAACTGGTCGGTTTCGAGCCCAATGACTTCCGCATCCCCACCCTGCGCGAGGTCTTGAAGGAGTTCCCTCGCGACCTGATCAACATCGAGATCAAGGCGAGTGCGCCGCAGACCAGGCCGTACGAGGACAAGCTCGCCGCTCTCCTTCGGGAGTTCGACCGCTCCGACGACACGATCGTCGTCTCGTTCCTGGACCACGCCGTCGAAGCTTTCGCCCTCCACGCTCCCGAGGTTGATACCGCCACTGGAACGGGCGAGGCAGGGGCTTTCTGGGCCAGCAGCCGGGGCCCACTGCCGGGAAGCCCCAGTCATCACCAGGCCCTCCAGGTCCCGATCGAATTCGGCGGGGTCCCGGTGGTGAGCGAGGATTTCGTCGCCGACGCTCATGCCAACGGGCTCGCCGTCCACGTGTGGACGATCAACACCCGGCGCGAGATGGAGTGGCTGATCGACATCGGCGTTGACGGGATCATGACCGACCGGCCGACCCTCCTCGAAGAGGTGATCGGGGAGGCCCGCGCAAAGTACAAGCCCTCCCGCGGCAAACCTGCCAAGCCCTGA